A genomic window from Oceanobacillus timonensis includes:
- the ybeY gene encoding rRNA maturation RNase YbeY, giving the protein MLIDFQDETHAVSDQHKELIEKLLTFAGKEENVASEAEISISFVDNEQIQVINRDYRGKDKPTDVISFAMQEMEEEELEIVGEGLPVVLGDIIISIDKAKEQAEEYNHSFERELAFLALHGFLHLLGYDHMNTEDEQKMFQRQDDILGAFGIER; this is encoded by the coding sequence ATGCTTATTGATTTTCAGGATGAAACACATGCTGTGTCAGATCAACATAAAGAACTGATCGAAAAACTGCTTACCTTTGCCGGGAAAGAAGAGAATGTCGCTTCGGAAGCAGAGATTTCCATCAGTTTTGTCGATAATGAACAGATTCAAGTGATTAACAGAGATTATCGTGGTAAAGATAAACCGACAGATGTTATTTCATTTGCAATGCAGGAAATGGAAGAGGAAGAGCTTGAAATTGTCGGAGAAGGTTTACCAGTTGTGCTTGGGGATATTATTATTTCAATTGATAAGGCAAAAGAGCAAGCGGAAGAATATAATCACAGCTTTGAGAGAGAGCTGGCCTTTTTAGCATTACACGGATTCTTACATCTGCTTGGATACGATCATATGAATACAGAAGATGAGCAGAAAATGTTTCAGAGACAAGATGATATCTTAGGTGCATTTGGCATTGAAAGGTAA
- the recO gene encoding DNA repair protein RecO, whose amino-acid sequence MLEQIDGMVLKTKDYGETHKLVTIYSGKVGKFQALAKGAKKPKSRMAAVTQPFVFTRFFVYMSSGLSTIQQGEILHSHRSIREDFVKTAYCSYIAELTDKLVENKHADPYLFEQFQQTVTWIEENEQAEIPIIMYELKLYKTAGFAPVLNQCLNCGSTQQPFVFSVVEGGFLCPACRHIDPEAIELSTKLARLLYLFSEVELERIGTIRMKPENVTLLQTILKEYYDRYGGYYIKSRKFLDQLDLFKE is encoded by the coding sequence ATGTTGGAACAGATAGATGGTATGGTATTAAAAACAAAAGATTATGGTGAAACGCATAAATTAGTAACAATCTACAGCGGAAAAGTCGGTAAATTTCAGGCGCTGGCAAAAGGTGCAAAAAAGCCGAAAAGCCGAATGGCTGCCGTTACGCAGCCATTCGTTTTCACCCGCTTTTTCGTCTATATGAGCAGTGGACTGAGCACCATACAGCAAGGTGAAATATTGCATTCACATCGAAGCATCCGTGAAGATTTTGTGAAAACAGCTTACTGCTCCTATATAGCAGAACTTACAGATAAACTGGTAGAGAATAAACATGCAGATCCATATTTATTTGAACAATTTCAACAGACAGTAACGTGGATTGAAGAAAATGAACAAGCAGAAATTCCGATTATTATGTATGAATTGAAACTGTATAAAACAGCCGGATTTGCCCCGGTTTTAAATCAATGTCTGAACTGCGGAAGTACACAACAGCCTTTTGTATTTTCTGTTGTAGAGGGCGGGTTTCTATGTCCTGCATGCCGTCATATCGACCCGGAAGCAATCGAACTTTCCACGAAACTGGCCAGATTGTTATATCTTTTTTCTGAAGTAGAATTAGAACGCATCGGCACTATCCGGATGAAACCGGAGAATGTGACATTGCTCCAGACCATTTTAAAGGAATACTATGATCGCTATGGAGGATATTATATTAAGTCACGGAAGTTTTTGGATCAGCTTGATTTATTTAAGGAATAA
- a CDS encoding PhoH family protein yields the protein MPENLLDIDLQLEGANEALALFGTNDKHLKQLEALLGVDIISRGESIRVSGEEQAAQLVEEILLTILSVIRKGQTISQRDVVYAVELAKKGKIKQFETLFEDEITKNYKGNAIRVKTLGQKQYIQAIKSKDLVFGIGPAGTGKTYLAVVMAVHAMKNGLVKKIILTRPAVEAGESLGFLPGDLKEKVDPYLRPLYDALHDVLGVEHTARLIERETIEIAPLAYMRGRTLDDAFVILDEAQNTTPAQMKMFLTRLGFDSKMIITGDMTQVDLPKGITSGLRVAERMLSSVDGLSFVHLQATDVVRHPLVQKIINAYDTESGNEG from the coding sequence ATGCCTGAAAACTTATTGGATATTGATTTACAATTAGAAGGTGCCAATGAAGCTCTTGCTTTGTTTGGTACGAATGATAAACATCTTAAACAACTGGAAGCTTTGCTTGGGGTAGACATTATATCCAGAGGCGAATCCATTCGCGTTTCTGGAGAGGAGCAGGCCGCGCAATTGGTTGAGGAAATTCTTCTGACCATTTTAAGCGTTATCAGAAAGGGTCAAACCATCTCACAACGGGATGTTGTCTACGCAGTAGAGCTGGCAAAAAAAGGAAAAATAAAACAATTTGAGACTTTATTTGAAGATGAAATCACCAAAAATTACAAAGGGAATGCTATCCGTGTAAAAACACTTGGACAGAAGCAATATATTCAGGCGATTAAATCGAAAGATCTCGTATTTGGAATTGGACCTGCTGGAACAGGGAAAACATACCTTGCTGTTGTTATGGCAGTACATGCCATGAAAAACGGCCTTGTCAAAAAAATTATCTTAACCAGACCGGCTGTAGAAGCAGGAGAGAGTTTAGGATTTTTGCCAGGGGATTTGAAAGAAAAAGTAGATCCTTATTTAAGACCGCTCTATGATGCATTGCACGATGTGTTAGGTGTAGAGCATACGGCGCGTTTAATTGAAAGAGAAACGATTGAAATAGCCCCGTTAGCGTATATGCGTGGCAGGACCCTGGATGATGCTTTTGTTATATTGGACGAAGCTCAAAATACCACGCCGGCTCAAATGAAAATGTTTTTAACACGGCTTGGTTTTGATTCGAAAATGATTATTACTGGGGATATGACACAAGTGGATCTTCCGAAAGGGATTACATCCGGATTGAGGGTTGCAGAGCGGATGCTGTCTTCTGTTGATGGCCTTTCCTTTGTACATCTGCAGGCAACAGATGTAGTACGCCATCCACTTGTTCAAAAAATAATAAATGCTTACGATACAGAAAGCGGAAATGAAGGATGA
- a CDS encoding NfeD family protein: protein MFVSVLTFLSIFTFTGTEAEAEQGEGETVYIIPIEREVERGLEAFVNRATTEAMENGADHIVFEIDTPGGRVDSAGQIGSHIRGLTVPTTAYIVNEALSAGSYIALFSNNIYFNPHATMGASGIINQDGTAADEKAQSAWLAQMKSAAEANDRDPIYAAAMADNSIDLPEYGAPEGQFLTLGPREAVEVGYAEGIVSNRAELLEELNLSEADVVETEPSIAEEAARFLTHPVVIPILLSVASIGLIVELYSPGFGVPGILGVVSLILFFYGHVVAGLAGMEALLLLLIGIGLIVAEFFVTGGILGVLGIGAVVGSLLMSGYDLMHMSISIGIAFLITVIIAIILFRRIGLNKGMFRHIVLRDSITTEEGYVSSVNRLELVGLEGKTLTPLHPSGLIELDNETLDVVTEGSYIDKGKQVKVIRVEGVRVVVREVK from the coding sequence ATGTTTGTATCCGTGTTAACCTTCCTATCGATATTTACGTTCACTGGAACAGAGGCAGAAGCTGAACAAGGTGAAGGGGAGACCGTTTATATTATACCAATTGAAAGGGAAGTGGAGCGGGGTCTGGAAGCGTTTGTGAACCGGGCAACGACGGAAGCAATGGAAAATGGTGCAGACCATATTGTTTTTGAAATTGACACTCCTGGCGGCCGAGTTGATTCTGCCGGTCAAATTGGTTCCCATATCCGAGGCCTGACAGTACCGACAACAGCTTATATTGTCAATGAAGCATTATCTGCCGGATCTTACATTGCTTTGTTCTCGAATAATATTTATTTTAATCCACATGCAACGATGGGTGCGAGTGGAATTATTAATCAAGACGGGACAGCAGCTGATGAAAAAGCACAATCAGCATGGCTGGCGCAAATGAAAAGTGCGGCAGAAGCAAATGACAGAGACCCGATTTATGCTGCGGCGATGGCTGATAATAGTATTGACTTGCCGGAGTACGGAGCTCCTGAGGGGCAATTTTTGACATTAGGTCCCAGAGAAGCAGTTGAAGTAGGATATGCAGAAGGGATTGTTTCGAATCGTGCGGAGCTTTTAGAGGAACTTAATCTGTCTGAAGCAGATGTTGTGGAAACAGAACCTTCTATCGCAGAAGAAGCGGCGAGATTTTTAACGCATCCTGTTGTTATTCCTATCTTGTTATCTGTTGCCAGTATCGGTTTAATTGTAGAGCTGTACTCTCCAGGTTTCGGAGTCCCGGGAATATTAGGAGTGGTTTCGTTAATTTTATTCTTTTATGGGCATGTCGTTGCTGGATTAGCAGGAATGGAAGCTCTGCTCCTTCTTTTGATTGGTATCGGTCTTATCGTGGCAGAATTCTTTGTCACCGGAGGCATTTTAGGGGTGCTGGGAATCGGTGCAGTTGTCGGCTCTCTATTGATGTCGGGGTATGATTTGATGCATATGTCAATAAGTATAGGAATTGCCTTTTTAATTACTGTGATTATTGCTATTATCCTGTTTAGAAGAATTGGACTGAACAAAGGGATGTTCCGTCACATTGTATTAAGAGACAGTATAACAACAGAAGAAGGTTATGTATCCTCCGTGAATCGTTTGGAGCTTGTCGGACTTGAAGGAAAGACATTAACTCCGCTGCACCCTTCCGGACTGATTGAACTGGACAATGAAACGCTCGATGTTGTGACAGAAGGTTCTTATATTGATAAAGGGAAGCAAGTAAAAGTAATTCGGGTAGAAGGTGTTCGTGTCGTTGTCAGGGAAGTAAAATAA
- a CDS encoding HD family phosphohydrolase, with product MLKKRWKKVLSFFKNRRKYFIAIIPALIIGVIVFITLLDNVRTNTYDIQRFAISEETIRSPITIEDEQETDHRIREAVNAVPDRYSISDEVTEERLNYINEIFEAIITIKEEYNEESEESYQEEVTELRSLLSEEINTEISEDTFLLLLQQSEADLEEADTAHSQSLEKVLNQGIRTGNIQSAVTNIERDLMDLDVNANLQEALRELAAFAVVENSFFDYEATAQEKKDAATLVDPVIIRAGETIVREGQTITNEIYEQLELVGVLSQEGNIYPLLALGFLAAIIAYFFGMECLQIAKNNNWSVLPITAVLLLSMLAIFIMKIQSYFFDQSNALYLVTPIAAIAILLKVLISERSAIRLGILYAVLAAFMFNNYIAGMLHVEAAVYFLFSQLAAIMLMKKWSERLVILKTAIGLFIIHSAVITLFLFLSFEKYTWVDVFLYLGFGMIAAFLSAVLAIGLLPLFESFLGTLTDMKLLQLANPNQPLLKRLLVEAPGTYHHSVMVANISETACEAVGANGLLARVGAYYHDIGKTVRPEFFIENQMPNKNPHDKLPPKESADIIIRHTTDGGNLLKAHKMPEEIIDIAKQHHSNSCVQFFYMKAKDLDPETDEADFRYPGPKPETKETAIICICDSVEPAVRSLQEPTMEQIDSIVASIINSKISDGQLDNSPLTLRELKIIQHTVCDSVKGIFHSRIQYPKKEGDK from the coding sequence GTGTTGAAAAAAAGATGGAAGAAAGTCCTTTCTTTTTTTAAAAACAGACGTAAATATTTCATTGCGATTATTCCGGCACTTATTATCGGTGTCATTGTTTTTATAACTTTATTGGATAATGTGCGTACCAATACATATGATATTCAGCGTTTTGCTATCTCTGAAGAAACAATACGGTCGCCGATAACAATTGAGGATGAACAGGAAACAGACCATCGAATCAGAGAAGCGGTCAATGCTGTCCCTGATCGATACAGTATCTCTGACGAAGTAACGGAAGAAAGATTAAATTATATTAATGAAATCTTTGAAGCTATCATAACCATAAAAGAAGAATATAATGAGGAGTCGGAAGAATCGTATCAGGAAGAAGTAACGGAGTTAAGGTCGCTGCTCTCAGAAGAAATCAACACAGAAATTTCAGAAGACACATTCCTTTTATTATTGCAGCAGTCAGAGGCAGATTTAGAAGAAGCGGATACGGCCCATTCGCAGAGTTTGGAAAAGGTATTAAATCAAGGGATACGGACAGGGAATATTCAATCTGCAGTAACAAATATTGAACGAGATTTAATGGATTTAGATGTAAATGCAAATTTACAGGAAGCTTTAAGGGAGTTAGCCGCATTCGCTGTAGTAGAAAATTCATTTTTTGATTATGAGGCAACCGCCCAGGAGAAAAAGGATGCTGCGACGCTTGTCGATCCAGTAATTATCCGAGCTGGAGAAACCATCGTTCGTGAAGGGCAGACAATTACAAATGAAATCTATGAACAGCTTGAATTGGTAGGAGTATTATCACAAGAAGGAAATATATATCCCCTTCTTGCATTAGGATTTCTGGCAGCTATTATCGCTTACTTTTTTGGAATGGAATGCCTGCAAATTGCTAAAAATAACAATTGGAGTGTACTGCCGATTACTGCTGTTTTATTATTGAGTATGCTGGCTATTTTCATTATGAAGATTCAGAGTTATTTCTTTGACCAGTCGAATGCATTATATTTAGTGACGCCGATTGCAGCTATTGCTATTTTATTAAAAGTATTAATCAGCGAACGTTCAGCCATCCGCTTGGGCATCTTATATGCTGTATTAGCAGCGTTTATGTTTAATAACTACATTGCCGGGATGTTGCATGTAGAAGCAGCTGTTTATTTCCTATTTTCACAGCTTGCTGCGATTATGCTGATGAAGAAATGGAGTGAGCGTCTTGTTATTTTAAAAACAGCAATTGGATTATTTATCATCCATTCTGCTGTCATTACTCTATTTCTATTCCTGTCTTTTGAAAAGTATACATGGGTTGATGTGTTTTTATACCTTGGTTTTGGCATGATAGCTGCATTTCTTTCTGCTGTTTTGGCAATTGGGTTATTACCATTATTTGAAAGCTTTTTAGGAACGTTGACAGATATGAAACTCCTGCAGTTAGCTAATCCCAATCAGCCGCTCTTAAAAAGGCTGCTGGTGGAAGCGCCTGGAACATATCATCACTCGGTTATGGTGGCGAATATCAGCGAGACAGCTTGTGAAGCGGTTGGGGCAAATGGTTTATTGGCACGGGTAGGAGCCTATTATCATGATATCGGTAAAACGGTGCGGCCGGAATTTTTTATTGAGAATCAAATGCCGAATAAAAATCCACACGATAAATTACCGCCTAAAGAAAGTGCCGATATCATTATCCGGCATACAACGGACGGGGGCAATTTATTAAAAGCGCATAAAATGCCTGAGGAAATCATTGATATCGCGAAGCAGCATCATTCCAATTCCTGTGTTCAATTCTTTTACATGAAGGCAAAGGATCTGGACCCGGAAACAGATGAAGCGGACTTCAGGTATCCTGGACCAAAGCCGGAAACAAAGGAAACGGCGATTATCTGTATTTGTGATTCGGTGGAGCCGGCAGTTCGATCCCTACAGGAACCGACAATGGAACAAATTGATTCCATCGTTGCTTCCATTATTAATAGTAAAATTTCAGATGGACAATTAGATAACAGTCCTTTAACATTAAGGGAGTTAAAAATCATTCAACATACGGTTTGTGATTCTGTGAAAGGGATTTTCCATTCCAGAATTCAGTATCCGAAGAAGGAAGGCGATAAATAA
- the yqfC gene encoding sporulation protein YqfC, which translates to MKKWQQRIRSLLMEQFSLPSDVVMEMPRITIIGNLHFYIENHQGLALYTNEELQLKVTNGFVSIKGHSFVLKMMLPKEIMLEGTISEVLFLNHENGEKDT; encoded by the coding sequence TTGAAGAAATGGCAACAAAGAATCCGTTCGCTTTTAATGGAGCAATTCTCTCTTCCATCCGATGTTGTTATGGAAATGCCGCGCATAACAATTATTGGAAATTTGCATTTTTATATTGAAAATCATCAAGGGTTAGCATTGTATACGAATGAAGAGCTTCAACTAAAGGTAACAAATGGATTTGTAAGCATTAAAGGTCATTCTTTTGTACTGAAAATGATGCTTCCAAAAGAAATTATGTTAGAAGGAACGATTTCCGAGGTGCTGTTTTTAAATCATGAAAATGGAGAAAAGGATACCTGA
- a CDS encoding diacylglycerol kinase family protein yields the protein MKGKKHVVGFRFAWAGLKTVVKKESNFQLHLTATALVVAAGFFFHLSLIEWAVILLTIGLVLITEMINSVIERIMDFTQPGYDERIKEIKDIAAGVVLVTAIISVVVGVLVFGPKIMQLL from the coding sequence TTGAAAGGTAAGAAACACGTTGTAGGATTCCGTTTTGCTTGGGCAGGACTAAAAACGGTTGTGAAAAAGGAATCTAATTTTCAACTGCATCTGACCGCGACTGCACTCGTGGTTGCAGCTGGTTTCTTTTTCCATCTTTCTCTCATCGAATGGGCAGTTATTTTATTGACGATAGGTCTTGTACTTATTACAGAAATGATAAACAGTGTCATTGAGCGGATTATGGATTTTACCCAACCGGGTTATGATGAACGGATAAAAGAAATAAAAGATATCGCAGCAGGCGTCGTGCTGGTGACAGCGATTATTTCCGTTGTCGTCGGAGTCCTTGTATTCGGCCCTAAGATCATGCAATTGCTGTGA
- a CDS encoding GatB/YqeY domain-containing protein, translating into MPLLDRLNQDMKQAMKNKDKETLSVIRMVKASIQNESIKLGKDTLSEDEELTILSREVKQRKDSLQEFKNAGRDDLVDKTEKELEILEQYLPKQLSDEELTSIIQETITEVNAASMKDMGKVMGAVMPKVKGQADGSKIKQIVEQELR; encoded by the coding sequence ATGCCGCTACTTGATCGATTAAATCAAGATATGAAGCAGGCGATGAAGAACAAAGATAAAGAAACCCTTAGCGTTATACGCATGGTAAAAGCTTCTATTCAGAATGAATCGATTAAGCTTGGAAAAGATACTCTATCTGAAGATGAAGAATTAACTATTCTTTCGAGAGAAGTGAAGCAGAGAAAAGATTCCCTCCAAGAATTTAAAAATGCTGGAAGAGATGATTTGGTTGACAAGACCGAAAAAGAACTGGAAATATTGGAACAATATTTACCAAAACAACTTTCAGATGAAGAATTAACATCGATCATTCAGGAAACAATAACAGAAGTGAATGCTGCCTCGATGAAAGATATGGGGAAAGTAATGGGTGCCGTGATGCCAAAGGTCAAAGGACAGGCTGACGGTTCTAAAATTAAACAAATAGTAGAGCAGGAATTGCGATAA
- a CDS encoding flotillin-like FloA family protein, which translates to MSNDTIIPLVIIAVVIIVLAVFFTLVPVAIWISALASGVRINIFRLISMRLRRITPQRVVNPLIKAHLAGQDVTLQQLENHYLEGGNLSNVVNALIAADRADIDLSFERAAAMDLEGRDVLEVVRQKVHEV; encoded by the coding sequence GTGAGTAATGATACTATCATCCCGCTTGTGATTATTGCGGTTGTCATAATTGTTTTAGCAGTCTTTTTTACACTTGTTCCTGTAGCAATTTGGATTAGTGCCCTGGCTTCCGGGGTAAGAATCAATATCTTCAGACTGATAAGTATGCGACTGCGTCGAATTACACCTCAGCGTGTAGTTAATCCACTGATTAAAGCACATTTAGCAGGTCAGGATGTGACACTTCAGCAGTTGGAAAACCATTATTTGGAAGGCGGCAATCTGAGTAATGTAGTAAATGCACTCATTGCAGCAGATCGGGCAGATATTGATTTATCATTTGAACGTGCAGCTGCGATGGATTTAGAAGGTCGTGACGTCCTCGAAGTCGTTAGACAGAAGGTACATGAAGTATAA
- a CDS encoding YqzL family protein: protein MLNATWNLFYQTGNIETYLLLKELEQQEELNPEQEQNNQADSAASKGMDLPSF, encoded by the coding sequence GTGTTAAATGCAACATGGAATTTATTTTATCAAACAGGAAACATTGAAACCTATTTATTACTAAAAGAATTGGAGCAGCAAGAAGAATTAAACCCGGAACAGGAACAAAATAATCAGGCAGACTCTGCTGCCTCTAAAGGTATGGACTTGCCATCTTTCTAA
- the era gene encoding GTPase Era → MTNQFKSGFIAIIGRPNVGKSTFMNRVIGQKVAIMSDKAQTTRNKIQGVLTTKEYQMIFIDTPGIHKPKHKLGDFMVQVAEDTLNEVDSILFMINADEGYGRGDQYIIDLLQKVKQPVYLVINKIDKIQPEKLMQMIDQYKDLYAFAEIIPISALEGNNVNHLLDVLAENMSEGPQYYPEDQITDHPERFIISELIREKVLHHTKEEIPHSIAVVIEGIERNENEKLLVQATIITERSSQKGILIGKQGSMLKKIGHQSRRDIEALLGSKVYLELWVKVKKDWRNRQSQLHEYGFRLDEY, encoded by the coding sequence ATGACAAATCAATTTAAATCAGGATTTATTGCAATTATCGGCAGACCAAATGTTGGAAAATCGACTTTTATGAATCGGGTTATCGGACAAAAAGTAGCCATAATGAGTGATAAAGCGCAAACGACAAGAAATAAAATACAGGGTGTTTTAACTACGAAAGAATATCAAATGATTTTCATTGATACGCCGGGAATCCATAAACCAAAGCACAAATTGGGTGATTTTATGGTACAGGTAGCAGAGGATACGTTGAATGAAGTGGATAGCATTTTATTCATGATTAACGCAGATGAAGGCTATGGCCGTGGAGATCAATACATTATTGATTTACTGCAAAAAGTAAAACAGCCTGTTTATCTGGTTATTAATAAAATCGATAAAATTCAACCGGAAAAGCTCATGCAGATGATTGACCAATATAAGGACTTGTATGCATTTGCTGAAATCATTCCAATATCTGCACTGGAAGGAAATAATGTGAATCATTTATTGGATGTACTTGCAGAAAATATGTCTGAAGGTCCGCAATATTATCCGGAGGATCAAATAACAGATCACCCGGAAAGATTTATTATTTCGGAGCTTATCCGTGAAAAAGTATTACATCATACCAAGGAAGAAATCCCTCATTCGATTGCTGTGGTTATTGAAGGTATAGAAAGAAATGAAAATGAGAAATTGCTTGTGCAGGCAACTATTATTACGGAAAGAAGTTCACAAAAAGGAATCTTAATCGGTAAGCAAGGGAGCATGCTGAAAAAAATCGGTCATCAGTCACGCCGTGATATAGAAGCATTGCTCGGATCGAAAGTATATTTAGAATTGTGGGTAAAAGTGAAAAAAGATTGGAGAAACAGACAGAGTCAATTACACGAATATGGTTTCCGGCTTGATGAGTATTAA
- the floA gene encoding flotillin-like protein FloA (flotillin-like protein involved in membrane lipid rafts), with protein sequence MDQNILMPLIIIAVIVIALAILFTFVPVALWISALAAGVKISIFTLIGMRLRRVVPNRVINPLIKAHKAGMNVKTNQLESHYLAGGNVDRVVNALIAAQRANIDLLFERAAAIDLAGRDVLEAVQMSVNPKVIETPFIAGIAMDGIEVKALARITVRANIDRLVGGAGEETIIARVGEGVVSTIGSSNAHTEVLENPDMISQTVLSKGLDSGTAFEILSIDIADVDIGKNIGAILQTDQAEADKNIAQAKAEERRAMAVAQEQEMLARVQEMRAKVVEAEADVPQALAEALRSGKMGVMDYMNYQNIDADTDMRDSIGKLSNDNKDDDQNK encoded by the coding sequence ATGGATCAAAATATTCTCATGCCGCTTATTATTATTGCGGTGATCGTTATTGCTTTAGCAATACTATTTACTTTTGTTCCGGTCGCACTATGGATCAGTGCCTTGGCTGCCGGAGTAAAAATCAGTATCTTTACACTTATCGGGATGCGTTTGCGTCGGGTAGTACCTAATCGGGTTATTAATCCGCTAATTAAAGCGCATAAAGCGGGTATGAATGTGAAAACCAATCAGCTGGAAAGTCACTATCTGGCTGGCGGTAATGTAGACAGAGTAGTAAATGCATTGATCGCAGCACAACGGGCAAATATTGATTTGTTATTTGAACGTGCCGCTGCAATCGACTTAGCAGGTCGTGATGTATTAGAAGCAGTACAAATGAGTGTCAACCCGAAAGTAATTGAAACGCCATTTATTGCTGGTATTGCAATGGATGGTATTGAAGTAAAAGCATTGGCGAGAATTACTGTACGTGCGAATATTGACCGTTTAGTCGGTGGTGCTGGTGAAGAAACTATCATTGCCCGTGTCGGTGAAGGTGTTGTAAGTACAATCGGTAGTTCCAATGCACATACAGAAGTGCTGGAAAATCCGGATATGATTTCTCAAACAGTATTAAGTAAAGGGCTTGACTCTGGTACAGCCTTTGAAATCCTGTCCATTGATATTGCAGATGTGGATATCGGTAAAAACATCGGTGCGATTCTTCAAACGGATCAGGCAGAAGCTGATAAGAATATTGCTCAAGCGAAAGCCGAAGAACGTCGTGCAATGGCAGTAGCGCAAGAACAAGAAATGCTTGCCCGCGTACAAGAAATGCGCGCGAAAGTGGTTGAAGCAGAAGCAGATGTACCACAGGCATTAGCAGAAGCATTGCGTTCCGGTAAAATGGGTGTCATGGATTATATGAACTATCAAAATATCGATGCGGATACAGATATGCGTGACTCTATTGGCAAATTGTCCAATGACAACAAAGATGACGACCAAAATAAGTAA
- the yqfD gene encoding sporulation protein YqfD, protein MKKQNPPSIRAYVTVQVKGTRPELFLQKCASQGISIWDVKKVEEACCQATIMLKDVGALRKIRRDSLYKVSFMDSKGFPFFLSRLGRKKFLLAGVFTGFLFFFILSNLLWSVHITGVPKEIEEKIETELEAFGIYPGVWLFSLATPKDIQRQLLNEVPELLWTGVELQGTSLHLEAVEKTIVEEVPPGEPRNLVATKKGVISNMYVSKGRAMVSVNDYVVPGEVLVSGNLNDKEGEDSTETEEQEEQPDEGIAAEAEVIANTWYEVSVTVPLQYQAEEITGNQKKKHYLRFGDVQLPFWGFRDPDFAHSQVEKQEQPIHFLKWELPMSYVSREMRETEKIEEQRTNEEAVNTGIEQAKIQLQNELGPEAVIISEKILHEHTEHGKVELVLYLSVEENIVKEEPIIQGD, encoded by the coding sequence ATGAAAAAACAAAACCCGCCGTCTATACGTGCTTACGTTACTGTTCAGGTAAAAGGGACCAGACCCGAACTATTCCTGCAAAAATGCGCTAGTCAGGGTATTTCAATCTGGGATGTTAAAAAAGTGGAAGAAGCATGCTGTCAGGCTACAATTATGCTCAAAGATGTGGGGGCTTTAAGAAAGATAAGGAGAGATTCTTTATACAAAGTTTCCTTTATGGATTCTAAAGGCTTTCCTTTTTTTCTTTCCAGGCTTGGCAGGAAAAAATTTTTACTTGCTGGTGTCTTCACGGGATTTCTATTTTTTTTCATTTTGTCTAATTTATTATGGTCTGTCCATATAACGGGTGTACCAAAAGAAATTGAAGAGAAAATAGAAACAGAACTGGAGGCATTTGGGATATACCCAGGTGTTTGGCTGTTTTCCCTTGCCACACCAAAAGATATTCAACGCCAGCTTTTAAATGAAGTCCCTGAACTGCTTTGGACAGGTGTTGAACTTCAAGGTACATCTCTGCATTTAGAAGCTGTTGAAAAAACAATTGTGGAAGAAGTTCCGCCTGGAGAGCCGAGGAACTTAGTGGCGACCAAAAAAGGGGTTATTTCTAACATGTATGTTTCCAAAGGACGAGCTATGGTCAGTGTCAATGACTATGTTGTCCCGGGAGAAGTTTTAGTGTCTGGTAATTTAAATGACAAAGAAGGGGAAGATAGTACGGAGACGGAAGAACAGGAAGAACAGCCTGATGAAGGCATTGCTGCAGAAGCAGAAGTCATTGCGAACACATGGTATGAAGTTTCTGTTACAGTCCCGCTACAATATCAAGCAGAAGAAATAACCGGAAACCAGAAGAAAAAGCATTATTTGCGTTTCGGAGATGTACAACTTCCGTTTTGGGGTTTTAGAGATCCTGATTTTGCTCATTCTCAAGTGGAGAAGCAGGAACAGCCTATCCATTTTTTAAAATGGGAGCTGCCGATGTCTTATGTTTCCAGAGAAATGAGGGAAACAGAGAAAATAGAGGAACAGCGAACAAATGAAGAGGCTGTAAACACAGGAATCGAGCAAGCTAAGATACAATTACAAAATGAATTGGGTCCGGAAGCTGTCATCATATCAGAAAAAATTTTACATGAACATACAGAGCATGGTAAAGTTGAATTAGTCTTATATCTTTCGGTAGAAGAAAATATTGTAAAAGAAGAACCTATTATTCAAGGAGACTGA